A window of the Blastopirellula sediminis genome harbors these coding sequences:
- a CDS encoding sigma-70 family RNA polymerase sigma factor, which yields MSDEAALLEQISTGDVDALAKFIEARKPQLMAYIHRRLGAALKSKVEAEDIFQDSSVEAVRAITPEFPGDKDPFSWLCQIAERKIVDAHRHHFGAQKRDAGRERPLDGRPAGGGDNEIGLVNMLVKSMTTPSKAFSRNARELRLQAALAGLREEQREAIRLKYVEGWASKDIANQLGKTDAAIRVMLTRTLKQLQSVLAEQE from the coding sequence GTGAGCGACGAAGCGGCCCTGCTTGAACAGATCAGCACCGGAGACGTTGATGCGCTGGCGAAGTTTATCGAAGCCCGCAAACCGCAACTGATGGCCTATATCCATCGGCGATTGGGGGCGGCGCTCAAGTCGAAGGTCGAAGCGGAAGACATTTTCCAGGATTCGAGCGTCGAAGCGGTCCGGGCGATCACGCCCGAGTTTCCCGGCGACAAAGACCCGTTTTCGTGGCTTTGCCAGATCGCCGAGCGAAAAATCGTCGACGCCCATCGCCATCACTTTGGCGCCCAAAAACGAGACGCCGGTCGCGAACGCCCTTTGGATGGACGCCCGGCCGGGGGCGGCGACAACGAAATCGGCCTGGTTAACATGCTGGTCAAAAGCATGACCACGCCAAGCAAAGCGTTTTCACGCAACGCTAGGGAATTACGTCTGCAAGCGGCGCTGGCCGGCTTGCGTGAGGAACAGCGCGAAGCGATCCGTCTGAAATATGTCGAAGGTTGGGCCTCGAAAGATATCGCCAACCAGCTCGGCAAGACCGACGCCGCCATCCGCGTCATGCTGACCCGCACGCTAAAACAGCTGCAATCAGTCCTGGCCGAACAAGAGTAG
- a CDS encoding transposase yields the protein MTSEPKPLYSPDALGYFLTWTTYGTWLPGDQRGWTQRLSGDQTGDEFQNKRAKSKLGDSPCTLDLTQREIVNKVIRAHCEIRDWRLHAVNCRTNHVHVVVTTCEDPKEVLRQFKAWAARRLNEHGPRREKWWTERGSGRYLYDQESLESATVYTLDAQDRKSRDR from the coding sequence ATGACTTCCGAGCCGAAGCCACTCTACTCTCCCGACGCTCTCGGCTACTTTCTAACCTGGACAACTTACGGAACGTGGCTTCCTGGCGACCAGCGAGGCTGGACGCAAAGACTCAGCGGAGACCAGACCGGCGATGAGTTTCAAAACAAGCGAGCGAAGTCGAAGCTAGGCGATTCCCCATGCACGCTTGATCTAACGCAACGTGAAATCGTCAACAAAGTGATCCGAGCACATTGCGAAATTCGCGATTGGCGCCTGCACGCTGTAAACTGTCGCACGAATCATGTCCATGTCGTGGTCACTACTTGCGAAGACCCCAAAGAGGTCCTTCGGCAATTCAAAGCCTGGGCGGCCCGCCGACTCAATGAGCATGGCCCGCGAAGGGAGAAATGGTGGACCGAACGGGGCAGCGGGCGCTATCTATATGACCAGGAGAGTTTAGAGTCGGCGACCGTTTATACTTTGGATGCTCAGGACCGTAAGTCGCGCGATCGGTGA
- a CDS encoding FAD-dependent oxidoreductase produces the protein MKPTAGSLLLLFALTSLASAAPREVQTDVCVYAATPSGIMAAIAVKKAGHSVVIVEPSRWVGGMLGAGLKPMQDCPNYAATGGMTHPLLKSLGQPAEGPRLTTAQLSPKQIREDFQALLDKHGIEVIFEHRIAKCTKQDAALQTASFDLAPFDAQGVPPAEPTKRDDLRVSAKIFIDAGYEGDLLAAAGCEYRVGREAATEFDESAAGVRPVVQKTQIDPYRTPGDPSSGLLPLLQVDHGLPIGAGDQYTQAYNYRYYTTADPENRLTIPVPAGYSAQDYELVGRYVAYLAEIEPDPKKLRDRLVGIWPGWRNSQEWNYQRASLISMAPLGISQEYASGDYAAKARVWKAHQDYLSGLYHFMKSDERVPQSYRDEISQLGLDGRFHPETGGWPHQLYIRIARRLKGRYVIAEHDVYNRTQIDDPIGLAQYGIDTYPSRRIVVKEGDETFVANEGNMFVGGNKGPTNVPYPISYRAITPQTDQCTNLLVPVCFSATHLGYASARMEPVFMIAGESSGIAAAQAIEEQLPVQQIDMQKFAAALNAAGQKLHWDPTVDKSESPSSPKLDFATLLKQCDQDQDSLVCAGEWSVGKPGFDWLFTFIDADNSGQIDEKEYTSFQDYKAQNPKWREVIQAKK, from the coding sequence ATGAAACCAACCGCCGGTTCGTTACTGCTGCTGTTCGCCCTCACTTCGCTCGCATCCGCCGCGCCGCGGGAAGTACAGACCGACGTCTGCGTCTACGCCGCGACTCCCTCCGGAATCATGGCCGCCATCGCCGTGAAGAAAGCGGGACACTCGGTCGTGATCGTCGAACCAAGTCGCTGGGTCGGCGGCATGCTTGGCGCTGGGCTGAAACCGATGCAGGACTGTCCGAACTACGCCGCAACCGGCGGCATGACGCATCCGCTGCTCAAGAGTCTCGGGCAACCGGCCGAAGGTCCCCGTCTGACGACGGCTCAGCTAAGCCCAAAACAGATTCGCGAAGATTTTCAGGCGCTCCTCGACAAGCATGGTATCGAGGTGATCTTCGAACACCGCATCGCCAAGTGCACCAAGCAAGACGCGGCGCTGCAAACCGCCAGCTTTGATCTAGCGCCGTTCGACGCCCAAGGAGTTCCGCCGGCTGAACCAACCAAACGTGACGACCTGCGCGTCAGCGCCAAGATCTTCATCGACGCCGGCTACGAAGGAGACCTGCTTGCCGCCGCTGGTTGCGAATATCGCGTCGGTCGCGAAGCGGCGACCGAGTTTGACGAATCGGCCGCCGGCGTTCGCCCCGTCGTGCAGAAGACGCAGATTGATCCGTATCGCACGCCCGGCGATCCGAGCAGCGGCCTCCTTCCGCTCCTCCAAGTTGATCACGGATTGCCGATCGGCGCCGGCGATCAATACACCCAAGCTTACAACTATCGCTACTACACCACCGCCGATCCTGAGAATCGCCTCACCATTCCCGTTCCGGCAGGTTACTCCGCCCAAGACTATGAGCTAGTCGGTCGCTACGTCGCCTACCTCGCAGAGATCGAACCCGATCCGAAGAAGCTGCGCGATCGCTTGGTTGGCATCTGGCCTGGCTGGCGCAACTCGCAGGAATGGAACTACCAGCGCGCCTCGTTGATCTCGATGGCCCCGCTTGGCATCAGCCAAGAATACGCCTCCGGCGACTATGCCGCCAAAGCTCGCGTCTGGAAAGCGCATCAAGACTATCTAAGCGGGCTCTATCACTTCATGAAATCGGACGAGCGCGTGCCGCAGTCGTATCGCGACGAAATCTCGCAACTCGGTCTCGACGGCCGTTTTCACCCGGAGACCGGCGGTTGGCCCCATCAGTTGTACATCCGCATCGCGCGGCGCCTGAAAGGTCGCTACGTGATTGCGGAGCATGACGTCTACAACCGCACGCAAATCGACGATCCGATCGGCCTCGCGCAGTACGGCATCGACACCTATCCGTCGCGGCGGATCGTGGTGAAAGAAGGGGACGAAACCTTCGTCGCCAACGAAGGCAACATGTTCGTCGGCGGCAATAAAGGTCCCACCAACGTTCCTTACCCGATTTCGTACCGCGCGATCACGCCGCAAACGGATCAGTGCACAAACCTACTGGTCCCTGTTTGTTTTTCGGCGACCCATCTTGGCTACGCTTCGGCCCGGATGGAGCCGGTCTTCATGATCGCCGGCGAGTCATCAGGCATCGCCGCCGCCCAGGCGATCGAAGAGCAACTGCCGGTTCAACAAATCGACATGCAAAAGTTCGCCGCCGCGCTTAACGCCGCCGGCCAAAAGCTTCACTGGGATCCGACCGTTGATAAGAGCGAAAGTCCCAGCAGCCCCAAGCTCGACTTCGCCACGCTCCTGAAGCAGTGCGATCAAGATCAGGACTCGCTCGTCTGCGCCGGCGAATGGAGCGTCGGCAAGCCAGGCTTCGATTGGCTCTTTACGTTTATCGACGCCGACAACAGCGGCCAGATCGACGAGAAAGAATACACGTCGTTCCAGGATTACAAAGCACAAAATCCGAAGTGGCGCGAAGTCATCCAGGCCAAGAAATAG
- a CDS encoding FAD-dependent oxidoreductase translates to MKSFLTFVCAALLVNATLAAAPDRTFDVVVFGATPGGVAAAVAAAREKEVSVALVEPLDIVGGVMTSGLSFSDSNQTDRRVLLGLFEEIHLRIEKKYQERGVKLPYEVKTKDHSPWTYEPHVAEQVFHEMLQEAGVKIFLSEELEGVEKQGSKIVRITTNQGAFRAKSFVDATYEGDLMAKAGVPFTIGREGRAKYGESLAGRQFPKSVVTNVNPFDDDGNLLPLMTAKDAGDVEAGDDHVMTYSFRLCLTKDPANRVPIQKPANYDPARYELVRRYVTAHPPKRLLFDLYPLPGDKLDGNNSIGGQVSIGLVGGCNEWCEASYEQRRQIQQDHRDYTEGLFWFMASDPSMPENLRAEMQQMGYCKDELAKWGHFPPVLYVREGRRMLGRYVLTQRDVLEQLPHEDSIGVSSFPIDSHDVQRVPSEDGKGYVNEGTIFPVRIPGRRVGYAYQVPYRAITPEQRDCDNLLVPVALSASHVALSSVRVEPTWIMLGQSAGIAAAMSAKQEVAVQALPYDQLKEHLQAAGQALDLLPLPPLPKPAPVANAIPLSKLEGIVLDDSHAEKIGGWSHSTNFRPFVEQGYLHDGNEGKGSRRLVFRPEIPKAGKYDLRIAYSPHPTRAAKVPVLIESGGKRQVVTADETQPLDDGSAFRSFGTVNLAAGKETTITISNEGTDGFVICDAVQLIPVK, encoded by the coding sequence GTGAAATCGTTCCTTACCTTCGTTTGTGCTGCGCTACTCGTTAACGCGACTCTCGCTGCGGCGCCCGATCGGACGTTTGACGTCGTCGTCTTTGGCGCCACTCCCGGCGGAGTCGCCGCCGCCGTCGCTGCGGCCCGTGAGAAAGAAGTTTCCGTCGCCCTGGTCGAACCGCTCGATATTGTCGGCGGCGTCATGACCAGCGGCCTCAGCTTCAGCGATTCGAACCAAACCGATCGCCGCGTGCTTCTTGGCCTGTTCGAGGAAATCCACTTGCGGATCGAGAAGAAGTACCAGGAGCGGGGCGTAAAACTGCCGTACGAGGTCAAAACGAAAGACCATTCTCCCTGGACCTACGAACCGCACGTCGCTGAGCAGGTCTTCCACGAAATGCTGCAGGAAGCCGGCGTCAAGATTTTCCTTAGCGAAGAACTCGAAGGGGTCGAAAAGCAGGGGAGCAAGATCGTCCGCATCACCACCAACCAAGGCGCCTTCCGCGCGAAGAGCTTCGTCGATGCGACCTACGAAGGGGATCTCATGGCGAAGGCCGGCGTTCCTTTTACGATCGGTCGCGAAGGCCGCGCCAAGTACGGCGAATCGCTCGCCGGCCGTCAGTTCCCCAAGTCGGTCGTTACCAACGTCAATCCGTTTGACGACGACGGCAACTTGCTCCCGCTGATGACCGCCAAAGACGCCGGCGACGTGGAAGCGGGGGACGATCATGTAATGACATATAGCTTTCGCTTGTGCCTGACCAAAGATCCGGCGAATCGGGTTCCAATTCAAAAGCCGGCCAACTACGATCCCGCCCGCTACGAACTGGTGCGGCGCTACGTCACGGCCCATCCGCCGAAGCGTTTGCTCTTCGACTTGTACCCGCTTCCCGGAGACAAACTGGACGGCAACAACAGCATCGGCGGGCAAGTTTCGATCGGCCTCGTCGGCGGTTGCAACGAGTGGTGCGAAGCGTCGTATGAACAGCGCCGCCAGATTCAGCAAGACCATCGCGATTACACCGAAGGGCTCTTCTGGTTCATGGCCAGCGATCCGAGCATGCCGGAAAACCTGCGCGCCGAGATGCAGCAGATGGGCTATTGCAAGGATGAGCTAGCCAAGTGGGGACATTTCCCGCCGGTCCTCTACGTTCGGGAAGGGCGCCGCATGTTGGGGCGTTACGTCCTGACGCAGCGCGACGTGCTCGAACAACTGCCGCATGAAGACTCGATCGGCGTCAGCTCGTTCCCGATCGACTCGCACGATGTCCAGCGTGTTCCCAGCGAAGATGGCAAGGGATACGTCAACGAAGGAACAATTTTCCCGGTGCGCATTCCTGGCCGGCGCGTCGGTTACGCCTATCAAGTGCCGTATCGCGCGATCACTCCGGAGCAGCGGGACTGCGACAATCTGCTAGTACCGGTCGCGTTGTCGGCGTCGCATGTCGCGCTCAGCTCCGTTCGAGTCGAGCCGACCTGGATCATGCTCGGCCAAAGCGCCGGGATCGCCGCCGCGATGTCGGCCAAACAAGAGGTCGCCGTCCAAGCGCTGCCGTACGATCAGTTGAAAGAACATCTGCAAGCGGCGGGGCAAGCGCTCGATCTCTTGCCGCTTCCGCCGCTGCCGAAACCGGCGCCGGTCGCCAATGCGATTCCGCTCAGCAAGCTGGAAGGGATTGTGCTCGACGACAGCCACGCCGAAAAGATCGGCGGTTGGTCCCACTCGACCAACTTCCGCCCCTTCGTCGAGCAAGGCTACCTCCACGATGGAAACGAAGGGAAGGGTTCGCGGCGACTTGTCTTCCGCCCCGAGATTCCCAAGGCCGGCAAGTACGACCTGCGAATCGCCTATTCACCTCATCCGACTCGCGCCGCCAAAGTGCCGGTGCTGATCGAATCTGGCGGCAAACGCCAGGTGGTGACGGCCGACGAAACGCAGCCGCTCGACGACGGCTCCGCGTTCCGTTCGTTCGGCACGGTCAACCTGGCGGCCGGCAAAGAGACGACGATCACCATCAGCAATGAAGGGACCGACGGGTTCGTCATTTGCGACGCGGTGCAGCTGATACCGGTGAAGTAA
- a CDS encoding carboxypeptidase-like regulatory domain-containing protein codes for MNTKCVCLTVAFLSLFAGACSQRAVVEKLVDVSGKITINGKPCREAEVTFKSPYTRTMGRGVTNSKGEFTVVELMPGEYTVSVLRMSMDAQGIAPGFEIYAGNDSPLQAIVTEDQTTFEFTLGM; via the coding sequence ATGAATACGAAATGCGTTTGCCTGACGGTCGCCTTCCTGTCGCTGTTCGCAGGGGCTTGTTCTCAGCGAGCAGTGGTCGAAAAGCTGGTCGACGTTTCGGGCAAGATCACCATCAACGGCAAGCCTTGCCGCGAAGCGGAAGTGACCTTCAAGTCTCCCTACACCAGAACGATGGGACGAGGAGTGACCAACTCGAAAGGAGAGTTCACCGTCGTCGAGTTGATGCCGGGAGAATACACGGTCAGCGTGTTGCGGATGTCGATGGACGCCCAGGGAATTGCCCCGGGGTTTGAGATCTATGCCGGCAACGATAGTCCGCTGCAAGCGATCGTGACCGAGGACCAGACGACCTTTGAGTTTACGCTCGGCATGTAG
- a CDS encoding DUF1559 domain-containing protein — protein MTKRKAFTLVELLVVIAIIGVLIALLLPAVMMARESVRRAHCTNNQKQMLLAMHNYMDMTGGHIPRGVTVDHTTTASTCGGDDNNPYAHTIHTFLLPFLEQQNLFDQVNFQFGMKAPENAAVRQTRVSAYECPSAEIGPYLATDGPNNYPVSMSSHGYGQCGRYSPPNGGVFSIFWGLKHTFNGTTPLPLDQAILVAPEMRMEAITDGLSNTMVIGEFAPGLDYVLENGVSKWQFARSWFNGQSVSSIGYTINANGTPNSPKATWGASTYARNLSTVGSYHPGGVNGGFMDGSVRFIPDTIDGNMWFALGTPKGQEVVQLP, from the coding sequence ATGACGAAGCGCAAAGCATTTACGTTGGTCGAATTGCTGGTGGTCATCGCGATCATCGGCGTCTTGATCGCACTTCTTCTCCCCGCAGTGATGATGGCCCGCGAATCGGTTCGCCGCGCCCACTGCACCAACAACCAAAAGCAGATGTTGTTGGCGATGCACAACTATATGGACATGACCGGCGGGCATATTCCGCGCGGCGTGACCGTCGATCATACGACCACCGCATCGACCTGCGGCGGCGATGACAACAATCCGTACGCGCATACGATTCATACGTTCTTGCTGCCGTTCCTCGAACAGCAGAACCTGTTCGATCAGGTCAACTTTCAGTTTGGGATGAAAGCGCCGGAAAACGCCGCGGTCCGCCAAACGCGCGTATCGGCCTATGAGTGTCCCAGCGCCGAGATCGGCCCTTACCTGGCGACCGACGGTCCGAACAACTATCCGGTCTCGATGTCGAGCCACGGGTACGGCCAGTGCGGTCGTTATAGCCCGCCCAACGGCGGCGTGTTCTCGATCTTCTGGGGACTGAAGCATACCTTCAACGGCACAACTCCGTTGCCGCTCGACCAGGCGATCTTGGTCGCGCCGGAGATGCGGATGGAGGCGATTACCGACGGGCTCAGCAACACGATGGTGATCGGCGAGTTCGCGCCGGGCTTGGACTATGTGCTGGAGAACGGGGTCAGCAAATGGCAGTTCGCCCGCAGCTGGTTTAATGGGCAAAGCGTGTCGAGCATCGGCTATACGATCAACGCGAACGGCACGCCGAATAGCCCGAAAGCGACCTGGGGAGCGAGCACCTACGCTCGCAATCTTTCGACCGTCGGCAGCTATCATCCCGGCGGCGTCAACGGCGGGTTCATGGACGGGAGCGTTCGCTTTATCCCGGACACGATCGACGGCAACATGTGGTTCGCCCTCGGTACGCCCAAAGGACAAGAAGTCGTTCAGCTCCCCTAA
- a CDS encoding S1 family peptidase: MMKTFTKTWFMAAAVALMTFSSMVSVSRADSSVYEKTLKSTAWVLAKTGGETSSGTGVLVDAEKKLLVTNYHVVGDARAAVVFFADLTDGKPEVERSHYLTNVKKLGIRGRVIAVDRKRDLALVELDKLPTGVTAIPLSATGVGPGEDVQSIGNPGSTDALWVYTSGTVRSVYQKQFRTGAGEHDFKVVETQSPINSGDSGGPVVNNQGELVAISQAIAPKARLVSYSVDVSEVKDFLSGSWKLAPIPADKLLEEAELKFTTHESGHYEVKFEEKEYGNQSVFLTKDTEYYERADIRKVWALAAKLDKAPSIETTLKLLGQNGQTKIGAWSIERTQTGEYLVIYAVKIDATAAPDAVKSTMQYVAKLTNVSKKDLEPKESIQNASQTLDSWLSTK, encoded by the coding sequence ATGATGAAAACCTTTACCAAAACATGGTTTATGGCCGCTGCGGTGGCCCTGATGACTTTCAGCAGCATGGTTTCGGTCAGCCGGGCCGATAGCTCGGTTTATGAGAAAACGCTGAAATCGACCGCCTGGGTGCTGGCCAAGACCGGCGGAGAAACCTCGAGCGGGACCGGCGTGCTGGTCGACGCCGAGAAGAAGCTGCTGGTAACCAACTATCACGTCGTCGGCGATGCCCGGGCGGCGGTGGTCTTCTTCGCCGACCTGACCGACGGCAAGCCGGAAGTTGAGCGTTCGCACTACCTTACGAACGTCAAAAAGCTGGGGATTCGGGGCCGCGTGATCGCGGTCGATCGCAAGCGTGACCTCGCCCTGGTCGAGCTCGACAAGCTGCCAACCGGCGTGACGGCGATTCCGCTGTCGGCCACCGGCGTTGGACCTGGCGAAGACGTCCAGTCGATCGGTAACCCTGGTTCGACCGACGCTTTGTGGGTCTACACCTCGGGTACGGTCCGCTCGGTCTACCAAAAGCAGTTCCGCACCGGGGCTGGCGAACATGACTTCAAAGTGGTCGAAACCCAATCGCCGATCAACTCGGGCGACAGCGGCGGCCCGGTCGTGAACAACCAAGGGGAACTGGTCGCGATCTCGCAAGCGATTGCTCCGAAGGCTCGCCTGGTCAGCTACAGCGTCGACGTTTCGGAAGTGAAGGATTTCCTGAGCGGTTCGTGGAAACTGGCCCCGATCCCGGCCGACAAGCTGCTGGAAGAGGCCGAATTGAAGTTCACCACCCACGAAAGCGGGCACTACGAAGTGAAGTTCGAGGAAAAGGAATATGGCAACCAATCGGTCTTTTTGACCAAGGATACCGAGTACTACGAACGAGCCGACATCCGCAAAGTCTGGGCCCTGGCCGCCAAGCTGGACAAGGCGCCGAGCATCGAAACGACGCTGAAACTGCTCGGCCAGAACGGGCAAACCAAGATCGGCGCCTGGTCGATTGAACGGACCCAGACCGGCGAATACCTGGTGATTTACGCGGTGAAAATCGACGCGACGGCCGCCCCTGACGCGGTGAAGAGCACGATGCAGTACGTCGCCAAGCTGACCAACGTGTCGAAAAAGGATCTGGAGCCGAAAGAATCGATCCAGAACGCGTCGCAGACCCTCGATTCGTGGCTCTCGACCAAGTAG
- a CDS encoding S8 family serine peptidase, translated as MIQMATTPPPVSAKARRGSLKELSDEVHVSVFVERDSARGGEVSVKSISGITSKQVTAERGRLATLEVAVSDLPNIAAQNAVVRIEMGETLKHPRPSVSLGKVSAPAKTLRRFGADGGKNVLIGIIDVEGFDFAHPDFLDDSGKTRFISIWDQGGTTRPSPADFSFGSEITKSNMDAAIAASPSQGLAPQILEPQSSMQHGSHGTHVASIAAGNRGVCRNAYLAGVLIDLPREDLDRRRSFYDSTRIAHAVEYLLSVGEKIRQEQNLDSLPISINISLGTNGHAHDGSSAVSRWLEHVLTTPGKSITVAAGNAGQEAAESADDIGFIMGRIHTSGQIAARGLVNDINWVVVGNGAVDVSENELEIWYSAADRFAVSIKPPGGDWIGPIQPGQFVENRQLTDKSFLSVYNEIYHPANGANYIGVFLSPFLSSAQVVGVTPGEWQVRLHGIDVRDGRYHGWIERDDPVELGPLGQASAWRFPSFFAESSNVDNSSVSSLGCGEQVLSIANLDERRQRINISSSQGPTRDNRPKPDLAAPGTDIVAALGFNFEDDEQWISMTGTSMASPYACGVAGLMLAENPRLTASQIRGILQRTARPLPNADFSWKNDAGYGVIDPEACLAEVRQLSRVEDVT; from the coding sequence ATGATCCAGATGGCGACCACGCCTCCTCCCGTATCTGCAAAAGCAAGGCGGGGATCGTTAAAAGAGTTGTCGGACGAAGTACACGTAAGCGTTTTTGTCGAGCGAGATAGCGCTCGTGGTGGAGAAGTCAGCGTAAAGTCAATTTCCGGAATCACATCGAAGCAAGTGACGGCGGAACGCGGCCGATTGGCGACGCTCGAAGTCGCAGTATCTGATCTGCCAAACATCGCCGCTCAAAACGCGGTCGTTCGCATAGAAATGGGCGAAACGCTCAAGCATCCGCGGCCCAGCGTTTCGCTGGGGAAAGTCTCCGCTCCGGCAAAGACGCTGCGGCGCTTTGGCGCAGATGGGGGCAAGAACGTACTGATTGGAATTATTGACGTCGAAGGTTTCGACTTCGCACATCCCGACTTCCTCGATGACTCGGGCAAAACGCGCTTTATCAGCATCTGGGATCAAGGGGGAACAACGCGTCCAAGTCCCGCCGACTTCTCATTTGGCTCGGAAATAACGAAAAGCAACATGGACGCGGCGATTGCGGCAAGCCCGAGCCAAGGCCTTGCTCCGCAAATACTTGAGCCGCAGTCCTCCATGCAACATGGATCGCACGGTACGCATGTCGCCAGCATCGCCGCAGGCAACCGAGGCGTTTGCCGTAACGCCTATCTTGCGGGAGTGTTGATTGACCTCCCTCGCGAAGATTTGGATCGGCGACGCTCATTTTACGATTCGACGCGTATTGCCCACGCCGTCGAATATCTCCTGAGCGTTGGAGAAAAGATTCGACAGGAACAGAATCTCGACTCATTGCCGATTTCCATCAACATCAGCCTGGGCACCAATGGACATGCACACGATGGAAGCAGCGCTGTTAGTCGCTGGCTGGAACATGTCCTAACGACGCCGGGAAAATCGATTACGGTTGCGGCGGGGAACGCTGGACAGGAAGCGGCGGAAAGCGCCGATGACATTGGATTCATCATGGGCCGAATTCATACAAGCGGTCAAATCGCGGCGCGGGGCCTCGTCAATGACATCAACTGGGTTGTTGTCGGTAATGGCGCAGTCGACGTCTCGGAAAATGAGCTCGAGATCTGGTATAGCGCAGCCGATCGATTTGCCGTTTCAATTAAGCCTCCCGGAGGAGACTGGATTGGCCCGATTCAGCCGGGTCAATTCGTAGAAAACCGCCAGCTAACCGATAAGAGCTTCTTGAGCGTTTACAACGAAATCTATCATCCCGCGAACGGCGCCAACTATATTGGCGTATTTTTGTCTCCATTTTTGTCAAGCGCCCAGGTTGTTGGAGTCACCCCCGGCGAATGGCAAGTTCGCTTGCATGGAATTGACGTTCGAGACGGTCGATATCATGGCTGGATCGAACGCGACGATCCTGTGGAGTTGGGTCCGCTCGGCCAAGCGTCAGCTTGGCGTTTTCCTTCGTTCTTTGCGGAATCTTCCAATGTCGACAATTCCTCCGTCAGTTCGCTCGGGTGCGGCGAGCAGGTTCTGTCGATTGCCAATCTTGACGAACGCCGTCAACGAATCAACATTTCCAGCAGTCAAGGACCAACGCGCGACAACCGGCCGAAACCGGATCTTGCGGCGCCCGGCACAGACATCGTCGCTGCCCTTGGATTTAATTTCGAGGACGACGAACAGTGGATCAGCATGACCGGCACTAGCATGGCGAGTCCTTACGCTTGCGGCGTAGCGGGATTGATGCTGGCGGAAAATCCCCGTCTAACCGCCTCCCAAATTCGCGGCATCCTGCAGCGCACCGCCCGCCCACTCCCTAATGCAGACTTCAGTTGGAAAAACGACGCCGGTTACGGCGTGATTGACCCAGAGGCTTGTTTGGCGGAAGTCCGACAACTCAGCCGGGTGGAGGACGTAACGTGA
- a CDS encoding MBL fold metallo-hydrolase, which yields MKLQVFQSDKGDCLLITSVDGKRVLVDGGMSSSYKEHVAPALGKLQQAGHRLDAVYVSHIDQDHIAGVLKMTDDLIAWRIYDFQSQNGNAHVKKPKVPRPPDFDRVWNNAFHEQLGKNAGSIEDMLAARARALTLIPKKFAQEAAEEYAEIAFSKGEAVRLSRRLGNKQLNVAVNPEFDHGLMFVCDPPDPLTIGKLNFTVIGPFAEDLKNLRTEWNAWLRTQTAKDQLAGIRRKSKQDEDRLGNSDLHEVLGPIFAQASELGNRENVTLPNLASLMFHLEEENGGTVLLTGDGHWQDILDGLEETGKLVSGKGLHVNVLKVQHHGSEHNWHADFGKRITADHYIFCGNGAHENPDLDVVQALLDSRIGSASKRSKNPEVGNPFKLWFNSAASIAEPAHKSHMKKLEKLLNDTQSSHPGQISSFFLTKSSFELDI from the coding sequence GTGAAACTTCAAGTATTTCAGTCCGACAAAGGGGACTGCTTGCTCATAACCAGCGTTGACGGCAAGCGAGTCTTGGTCGATGGCGGAATGTCGTCATCGTATAAAGAGCATGTGGCGCCGGCACTTGGAAAGCTCCAGCAAGCGGGCCATCGGCTTGATGCAGTGTATGTATCCCACATTGATCAGGACCACATCGCAGGCGTCCTGAAGATGACTGACGATCTCATCGCCTGGCGGATCTACGACTTCCAGTCGCAGAACGGCAACGCCCATGTCAAGAAGCCAAAGGTTCCCCGGCCCCCCGATTTTGATCGCGTCTGGAACAATGCGTTCCACGAACAACTTGGGAAGAACGCTGGTTCAATCGAGGATATGCTCGCCGCTCGCGCGCGAGCGCTCACGCTGATTCCCAAAAAATTCGCACAAGAGGCTGCCGAGGAGTACGCCGAGATTGCGTTTTCCAAGGGAGAGGCGGTTCGCTTATCGCGGCGTTTGGGGAACAAACAATTGAACGTCGCAGTCAATCCTGAATTCGATCATGGGCTGATGTTCGTCTGCGATCCGCCGGATCCATTAACCATCGGCAAGTTAAACTTCACGGTAATCGGCCCCTTCGCGGAAGACTTAAAAAACCTGCGAACGGAGTGGAACGCTTGGCTCAGAACTCAAACGGCGAAAGACCAACTCGCTGGCATTCGGCGAAAAAGCAAGCAGGACGAAGATCGACTGGGAAATTCCGACCTTCACGAAGTATTGGGTCCAATCTTCGCCCAGGCCTCGGAACTCGGAAACCGCGAAAACGTCACACTCCCGAATTTGGCTTCGCTGATGTTCCATCTTGAGGAGGAGAACGGCGGAACGGTCCTTCTGACCGGCGATGGTCATTGGCAGGACATTCTCGATGGTCTGGAAGAGACTGGAAAACTGGTTTCCGGTAAGGGCTTGCATGTGAACGTATTGAAAGTCCAACATCACGGCAGCGAACACAATTGGCACGCCGACTTCGGCAAGCGAATTACCGCAGACCACTATATCTTTTGCGGCAACGGCGCCCACGAGAATCCTGACCTGGACGTGGTCCAAGCGCTGCTCGATTCTCGAATCGGATCAGCATCCAAGCGGAGCAAGAATCCTGAAGTTGGAAATCCTTTCAAACTATGGTTTAACTCCGCCGCAAGTATTGCGGAACCGGCTCATAAGAGCCATATGAAGAAGTTGGAAAAGTTGTTGAACGATACTCAATCGTCCCATCCCGGACAGATTAGCAGCTTCTTTTTGACGAAGAGCTCGTTTGA